The Planctomycetia bacterium genome has a segment encoding these proteins:
- a CDS encoding ATP-binding cassette domain-containing protein codes for MIEAVKLSKYYGQFAACRDVSFQIGQGEVVAFLGPNGAGKSTTMKLLTGYLAPSTGRAFIAGHDMGSDRLAGATKLGYLPENGPLYPDMTPRKLLEFFGDARGMQRGLRDKRIEQVIELCRLKTVVGKPIAKLSKGYRQRVGMAQALLHDPEVLILDEPTAGLDPNQIREVRDMIRRLGQNKTILLSTHIMQEVEAMCSRVIFINEGRVRFDGTPDQLKSGGRSLDEKFHELTAV; via the coding sequence ATGATCGAAGCCGTTAAGCTGTCGAAATACTACGGGCAATTCGCAGCCTGTCGCGATGTGAGCTTTCAGATCGGTCAGGGGGAGGTCGTCGCGTTTCTCGGCCCTAACGGTGCCGGGAAGAGCACGACGATGAAGCTGCTGACGGGCTACTTGGCCCCGTCGACCGGCCGAGCGTTCATCGCCGGCCACGACATGGGAAGCGACCGGCTGGCCGGAGCGACGAAGCTCGGCTACTTGCCGGAAAACGGCCCGCTCTACCCGGACATGACGCCGCGCAAGCTGCTGGAGTTCTTCGGCGATGCGCGCGGCATGCAACGCGGGTTGCGCGACAAACGCATCGAGCAGGTGATCGAACTTTGCCGCTTGAAGACCGTGGTCGGCAAGCCGATCGCGAAGCTCTCGAAGGGGTATCGGCAGCGCGTCGGCATGGCGCAGGCCTTGTTGCACGATCCCGAAGTCTTGATTCTCGACGAACCGACGGCCGGCCTCGACCCGAACCAGATTCGGGAAGTGCGCGACATGATTCGTCGGCTCGGGCAGAACAAGACCATCTTGCTCTCGACGCACATCATGCAAGAAGTCGAGGCGATGTGTTCGCGCGTGATCTTCATCAACGAAGGCCGTGTCCGATTCGACGGCACCCCCGACCAGTTGAAGTCGGGCGGTCGCTCGCTCGATGAGAAGTTCCATGAGTTGACCGCCGTGTAA